Below is a window of Branchiostoma floridae strain S238N-H82 unplaced genomic scaffold, Bfl_VNyyK Sc7u5tJ_1566, whole genome shotgun sequence DNA.
CGTCAGTCCACGAGTAAGCCAGTATACAACTTTTTTAAACCACAATTTTACCCACGACTCAAAGCACTCCATTCCGTTCCTGTACAGGAATATGTTCTTTGCAGACGGGAAGGCTCGGTACATCAAGTCGCCGATCAGCAGAGAATTGGGTCTTAACTTGTACACGATGACATCCCGGTGACGAGGATCTGCCGTCATGAGGTGGTAATTCAGCAGGGTGACGACATTCGTTAAGATCTTCACCTTGTCGTCCTCGTCTGACACGACAGCCGAGCGCGCCGCGGGGTTGGGAGAGACATCTTTGTTCTGTCGGGCACGTCTGGATCGGAGCACTGCCATATTGATGACGGAGAATACGTCGGGCTCGTTGGCTGCTTGAGCAATTGAAGTGGCTTCGAATGCTCGTGTGAGGAGGGTGGAACCACATCTTCCTGTGAGAAAAATATGGACTCATTTTAGCTGCTATATGAATAATTATGCTGTCTTGGTTAAACATCAAACGATCACTGCCTCCGAGTACAGGAAATGGCTTGGAGGTCACAGGAGATGATAGAAGGTTATTTACAGagattccaggtcatggggtcaatggaagaagCTACTATTTCACGGGGAGATATTGTTTATGGATATTTCACGAAGCTATATGATCTTGGGACTCTTGGTATGAAGTACTGATGTTAGGATGatactgttttcaaaaacataaCTTACAGTTGCCGATTTGGCCATATTTTCATAGCTATGGCACTGGTATCATTCAAACGTAGATTATAACATCATCGTTTCTGTGTATTTATTCGCGTTTGAAATACCTTTGGTAGCCGCTGAAAACATGCCAACAATGTTACCTGTCATGTAGACGAAGACATTCTGCACATGCGCAACCTTGTGACGAATGGCATCTGCAACATCTTGGAGATGTGAAAACGGAATGGAGAGGACCTCAGAGGCGGTCCGTCTTTGAGCCTGTTGGAAAGAAAAgatgcaacttttttttcttttcaagatagCCTGTGATAGTTCTCGTTGTCAGAGCAAGTCAAATCTCACAAAAGGCCAATATCCCCAAGGTCATCGTATTAAGGTGAAATGCTTCTTCACAATCCCACCAAGAAGTCAGGCtataaaaactttaaaagttaaCCCGTTAAATGCCTGTACGAACCTCACGAAAGAAGGGGTGAACTTTAAGATCAGTTCCGTCCACTGGTCTCACCAACACTACCGACTCTTGTTCCCAGTCGATGCTGTATACAGAAAACTCGTTCCCGCGGCTTGTGAAGAACCCCACCACGTCGTTCACCGATTCCATGTTTTCCAGGGGCACGAAATCGTCCAGCGAGTTCAGCGCTAACTGGATTTTTCTCTTCTTCGGACGAACCCTCCTCGTGTAAGACAAGGATTGCCTCTCCTAGATTTCAATAACGAAGAACAACATAGGAATTCTTGAGAATTAACGATAGGAGAAAATCCTTCAAGTCTGTGCTCTTTGCATGCAAACTTGCTTTGCTTGTCTGTCATAAATGACTATGTTTATAAAAAGGAGTTACGAACCTTCGGCCAAGGTGACTGAACTGCTCGGGTCGTCAGGTAAAAGGCGCCGGCAGCGATCCCGACTGCTGTGGCGGCAGCCATTCCCCACATGACACCGGTCGTCAACTGTTCTATCATGGTCCAAACCGCTAGAAATCTCGACATCGAAAAGACGGTCGGCAACGATCCTATGAATCAGAATTAGAGGATGTCAAGAACTTACTAAGTTTTGGGTACTGTTAGGCGGTTGAGTTGACAAATAATTTGCGTGATCTTCAGCTATCAGTGACACCCCATCGACCTTGCCTTGACAAGTCTTTGTGATGCTTCACCTGATAAACATGGCCTAGGGCATTGGCTTTAAACATACCTATTACATCCAAGCAGTATTTACGGTCGGCCACGATTTTTTTCCGTCTGCCTCTTTGTGTAGCCACTACCAGAATCCAGACAAAAAGctctatatctgcttggagttggaGACTGGTATATATCTCG
It encodes the following:
- the LOC118408294 gene encoding uncharacterized protein LOC118408294, with amino-acid sequence MSRFLAVWTMIEQLTTGVMWGMAAATAVGIAAGAFYLTTRAVQSPWPKERQSLSYTRRVRPKKRKIQLALNSLDDFVPLENMESVNDVVGFFTSRGNEFSVYSIDWEQESVVLVRPVDGTDLKVHPFFREAQRRTASEVLSIPFSHLQDVADAIRHKVAHVQNVFVYMTGRCGSTLLTRAFEATSIAQAANEPDVFSVINMAVLRSRRARQNKDVSPNPAARSAVVSDEDDKVKILTNVVTLLNYHLMTADPRHRDVIVYKLRPNSLLIGDLMYRAFPSAKNIFLYRNGMECFESWVKLWFKKVVYWLTRGLTRLGLLRWAPMVPEQFRSFGDDAKFSDIFDGSTIFYAVTLWVGAMQRALELQKMHPEYFFHCLLYYSALARGKEKTLRLLLKRLGLEWNPDEDGEETEKMKKSFVKDSQAGTFLSVRTRNPDEKWTKPSPTSWLGAWDRDYMSGVCRATGNDIPGPNFIFPGTML